A stretch of the Argentina anserina chromosome 6, drPotAnse1.1, whole genome shotgun sequence genome encodes the following:
- the LOC126800357 gene encoding uncharacterized protein LOC126800357 isoform X2 has translation MDDIFEQTLNLEQKHFDQGFADGHKDGLVAGKEEARQVGLKVGFEVGEELGFYKGCADVWSSAIRADPTRFSARVQKGVKQIEELVGRYPVMEPQDERVQEIMGELRSKFKVVCGSLGVKLEYKGYPKGEEMLKLMLGCCKVYISESRNRLALESIERAAKRFSEVPIVNKFEDETYNRVGYTLVSKLAPKPSGEPCTLRMAVLAMVKAAFETIDLGSHSGSHPRLGVVDHICFHPLLGASLEHVAGVANSLAEDVGFGLQVPTFVYGAAHEERRTLDSIRRELGYFKPNSDGQQWFGGPKSEYLALKPEKGPPQVTQEKGVIVIGATQWVDNYNVPVHSTDISAVRRISKRVSGRGGGLPSVQAMALVHGESVTEVACNLLEPQEVGGDRVQLEVERLAKEEGLTVGNGYFTDLSQGKLIERYLQSVPT, from the exons ATGGACGACATATTCGAACAGACCCTCAACTTGGAACAGAAACACTTCGACCAAGGCTTCGCCGACGGCCACAAAGACGGCCTCGTCGCCGGAAAAGAGGAGGCCAGGCAAGTCGGCCTCAAAGTCGGCTTCGAGGTCGGCGAGGAGCTCGGCTTCTACAAGGGCTGCGCCGACGTCTGGAGCTCCGCGATCCGggccgacccgacccggttctCGGCCCGGGTCCAGAAGGGCGTGAAGCAGATAGAGGAGCTGGTGGGGCGGTACCCAGTTATGGAACCCCAGGATGAGAGAGTGCAGGAGATCATGGGGGAGTTGAGGTCCAAGTTTAAGGTGGTCTGTGGTTCTTTGGGCGTCAAGTTGGAGTACAAAGGGTACCCAAAGG GAGAGGAAATGTTAAAATTGATGCTTGGTTGCTGCAAGGTGTACATTTCTGAGAGCAGAAATAGGCTTGCACTGGAGTCGATTGAGCGAGCTGCTAAGAGATTCTCAGAAGTGCCTATTGTCAATAAGTTTGAAGATGAAACCTACAATAGAGTTGGGTACACTCTTGTCTCTAAGCTGGCTCCTAAGCCTTCTGGGGAACCTTGCACCTTGAGGATGGCTGTCCTTGCCATGGTTAAGGCTGCTTTTGAAACCATTGACCTTGGATCGCACAGTGGAAGTCATCCTCGGCTTGGAGTTGTAGATCATATATGCTTTCACCCCCTTCTTGGTGCTTCCTTGGAACATGTGGCTGGTGTTGCAAACTCCTTGGCAGAAGATGTTGGCTTTGGTCTTCAAG TCCCTACATTTGTCTACGGAGCTGCCCATGAAGAGAGGAGGACACTTGATTCAATTAGAAGAGAGCTCGGTTATTTCAAACCGAACTCCGACGGACAACAGTGGTTTGGGGGTCCAAAATCAGAATACTTGGCACTGAAGCCAGAGAAGGGTCCCCCTCAAGTTACTCAAGAGAAAGGTGTCATTGTGATTGGAGCAACCCAGTGGGTGGATAACTATAATGTCCCTGTCCACTCTACTGATATTTCTGCTGTTCGTAGAATATCGAAACGTGTGAGTGGCAGAGGAGGTGGACTTCCTTCAGTCCAAGCCATGGCACTCGTGCATGGTGAATCTGTCACGGAGGTAGCTTGCAATTTGTTGGAACCACAGGAAGTGGGTGGAGACAGGGTTCAGCTTGAAGTTGAACGGCTTGCAAAGGAAGAAGGTTTGACAGTGGGGAATGGCTACTTCACTGATCTTTCTCAAGGCAAATTAATTGAAAGGTATTTGCAGTCAGTTCCTACCTGA
- the LOC126800357 gene encoding uncharacterized protein LOC126800357 isoform X1 has translation MLKLMLGCCKVYISESRNRLALESIERAAKRFSEVPIVNKFEDETYNRVGYTLVSKLAPKPSGEPCTLRMAVLAMVKAAFETIDLGSHSGSHPRLGVVDHICFHPLLGASLEHVAGVANSLAEDVGFGLQVPTFVYGAAHEERRTLDSIRRELGYFKPNSDGQQWFGGPKSEYLALKPEKGPPQVTQEKGVIVIGATQWVDNYNVPVHSTDISAVRRISKRVSGRGGGLPSVQAMALVHGESVTEVACNLLEPQEVGGDRVQLEVERLAKEEGLTVGNGYFTDLSQGKLIERYLQSVPT, from the exons ATGTTAAAATTGATGCTTGGTTGCTGCAAGGTGTACATTTCTGAGAGCAGAAATAGGCTTGCACTGGAGTCGATTGAGCGAGCTGCTAAGAGATTCTCAGAAGTGCCTATTGTCAATAAGTTTGAAGATGAAACCTACAATAGAGTTGGGTACACTCTTGTCTCTAAGCTGGCTCCTAAGCCTTCTGGGGAACCTTGCACCTTGAGGATGGCTGTCCTTGCCATGGTTAAGGCTGCTTTTGAAACCATTGACCTTGGATCGCACAGTGGAAGTCATCCTCGGCTTGGAGTTGTAGATCATATATGCTTTCACCCCCTTCTTGGTGCTTCCTTGGAACATGTGGCTGGTGTTGCAAACTCCTTGGCAGAAGATGTTGGCTTTGGTCTTCAAG TCCCTACATTTGTCTACGGAGCTGCCCATGAAGAGAGGAGGACACTTGATTCAATTAGAAGAGAGCTCGGTTATTTCAAACCGAACTCCGACGGACAACAGTGGTTTGGGGGTCCAAAATCAGAATACTTGGCACTGAAGCCAGAGAAGGGTCCCCCTCAAGTTACTCAAGAGAAAGGTGTCATTGTGATTGGAGCAACCCAGTGGGTGGATAACTATAATGTCCCTGTCCACTCTACTGATATTTCTGCTGTTCGTAGAATATCGAAACGTGTGAGTGGCAGAGGAGGTGGACTTCCTTCAGTCCAAGCCATGGCACTCGTGCATGGTGAATCTGTCACGGAGGTAGCTTGCAATTTGTTGGAACCACAGGAAGTGGGTGGAGACAGGGTTCAGCTTGAAGTTGAACGGCTTGCAAAGGAAGAAGGTTTGACAGTGGGGAATGGCTACTTCACTGATCTTTCTCAAGGCAAATTAATTGAAAGGTATTTGCAGTCAGTTCCTACCTGA